Below is a window of Prosthecochloris sp. GSB1 DNA.
ACAGAATGGCGTTTTCCGTCTTTTTCAGGATGAAGTCCAGCGGGGAAGTGCTGGATCATGAATTCGCCAAAACGGTCATCAACTCGAAACGACGGTTCACCTACGAGGACGTACAGGGTATTCTCGACAAGGGCAAGGGCGATTACGTCAAGGAATTGCAGTTGCTGGAGCGCATCAGCACCACGCTGCGGGAGAAACGGCTTGCCGGCGGTGGGCTCGAATTCGAGACCGAGGAGGTGCGTTTCAAGCTCGGCAGCAAGGGCGAGCCGGTCGAGGTCATCAAGAAGGAACGTCTCTCAAGCCACCGTCTTATCGAGGAGTTCATGCTGCTGGCCAACCGCAAGGTTGCCGAATACATCCATACGAAATTCTCCGCGGATCACAAGAAAGGATATCCGTCCGTATACAGGGTTCACGGTTCTCCGCAGGAAGAGAAGGTCGGGATTCTGGCCAATTTCGTCCGCAAGATCGGTTACAATCTGCAACTCGACGGCAAATCGAAGAAGGGTGGTCCGACGGTGACTTCCAAGGCCTTGCGAGACCTGTTGAAGCAGGTGCACGGCACCAATGTCGAGTTCCTGGTCAACGAACTCGTTCTGCGTTCCATGGCCAAGGCGCAGTATCAGCGCGAGAACGAAGGACATTTCGGGCTCGGTTTCGAGCACTATACCCATTTTACCTCGCCGATCAGGAGATACTCTGATCTCGTGGTCCATCGGCTGCTTTTCGAGTACGAGCATTTGCGCAAAAAACGCCGGAAAATGTCTCCCGGGCGTCTCGCAGGCATCTCGTCGAGAATCGATGAGGTCTGTCAAATTGCAAACGAACGTGAAAAAAGCGCCGTCGAGGCGGAGCGCGAGTCGGTCAAACTGAAGCAGGTCGAGTACATGTCCGCGCACGTCGGCAAGGTATACTCGGGCATCATCTCCGGGGCGACCGAGTTCGGTATCTACGTACGCCTCGAGGAGTTCGCCATCGAGGGGCTTGTGCACATGCGCAACCTGACGGACGACTATTACGAATACGACGAATCGACGTACTCGCTTGTCGGAAAACGCCGCAAGAGAAGGCTGCAGATCGGCAACAGGACCAAGGTGAAAATTTTCAAGGTCGATCTCCAGCGCCGCACCATCGATCTGCAGCTGGCGTGACTAATATGTTGTTGAATCGTTGATTTGTTGATGTGTTGAACTGAGGAAAGAAAAGTGTCCGAGTATACCTGCAGAATCCCCGGGAAATACCGGGGATTTGCATTTGGGGGTTGCCCGGATAGGTTTTCCATCCCGGCTTTTTTCCAGACCGATTCAACGATTCAGCAGTTCTACAAATCAACATACATTTTTCAGTCTATCTTCAATGGTCGGGAGGTCCCGAGCGGGGTCGGGAAGAGGAAGACGACCAGGTAGGAAGAGATGGTCATGGTGATGATGGCCACGAGCTGGATGAGCTGGGAGGTCGTTGCGCTGATCATGCCGCTCTCCGCGGCAAGAATTGCGATAATCAATGAAAATTCACTGTTCTGTCCAAGCCTGAATCCCATTTCGCGGCTGAGTTTCTGGGTTTCACCCGTCAGGCTGAAGGCGTAGCGGAACACCAGCGGCTTGATGAGGAGCAGCACGCCGGAAATAATCACGGCAGGCCAGAGAACGTTCCCGAGGAGCGCGAAATCCAGTTTCGCCCCGAGGGTAAAAAAGAAGAGCACAAGAAAAAAGTCCCGCAGGAATTTCAGGTTTTCTCCCAGGTAGTTCGACAGCGGGCCTCTCGCCAGCGAGACTCCGGCGATGAATGCCCCGATTTCATGGCTCATGCCGATCATTTCGCCGAGCAGCGCCAGCGCGAAGCACCATGCCAGGGCCAGGAGGTTGAGCAGCTCGTTGTAGCGCTGTACCTGAACCATCATCTTGCGGATGACGTACTGTTCGACGACGATGGCGGCCGCCGTCAGGACGATGCCTATCGCTATGCTTAGAAACCACCCCCCGAGGGATGAGTCGCTGCCGCCGTTGATGAAGCTGATCGTGAGCACCGCCAGGATATCCTGCATGATGAGCACCGAGATGGCGACGGCGCCCATGTGTTTCTGGTGTAGCGAAATGGTCGGCATGAGCTTGACCACCAGGATCGTGCTCGAAAACATCATCGCCGCGGCGGTAATGGCCGATTCGGATACGGAACTCCCCAGTGAATAGAGAATACCGCCGGCGATCATGGCGAAAAGCGCGCTTGTCAGCAGGGTCAGCGGAAAGGTCTTGCTGAAAAGTTCCATGAGTTTCCGCGGGTGGAGGGCGAGTCCGGCCAGAAAGAGGAGCAGCGTGATGCCGATATCCGAGGCTTCGTTAATGAACTCGATTTCAGTGACATACTTCAATCCCCACGGGCCCAGGATCACTCCGGCGACGATGTAGGCGATGATGATCGGCTGCCTGCCGAGAAGGGCGAGCCAGCCGAGAATCGTTGAAACGATGACCACCAGGGCTATATCGAGGAATACGATGTTTGTCATTGAGTTCCGCCTTCGGTGTTTGGACCGGCAACCGCTTGCCGGGTTTGCATGTAGCGTTCGGTATCGAACTTTCTCGCGCAACCATTATAGTTCATGTAGCGGATTTTGCCAAAAACGGGTCGTTCGAACCAGGGCCGGTCGTGCAGGCCGCCGATGGACCATGCAATGCCGGTATAGCCGTTCGGGTCCCTGCCGTCGAACGCGTAGCGGTCGTTGAGATGGATGGCCGTGGCGAAAGCCGTTTCGGGATCGGGCGACCACTCGAGAATTTTCTTCGCCCAGTACATCCGCATGTAGCCGTGCATCCTTCCGGTTTCCCTGAGCTCGTGCTGCGCGGCGTTCCAGAGCGGGTCGTGCGTCGAGCCAGCGTCGAACGTTTCACGGTCGTAGAGATAATCCCTGGGATCCCCCCGGTGCAGGTCGAGCGTATCCCTGGCCCATTGCGGGATGCCTTCCAGCGAGTCGTAGCGTTCGTTATGGAAACAGAAGTTTTCCGACAGTTCTCGCCTGACGATCAGTTCCTCGAGAAAAGCGTCCCTCGCGTCCTGTGCGGCGCCGCTCTGTTGCACCGTCAGCGCAACATGCTGAGCGCTAATCTGCCCGAAATGCAGATAGGCCGACAGTCCCGAAACCATGCCTGCGTTCGGGTCGTTACGTTGCCTGCCGTAAGCCTCGAGACAATTTTCCACAAAAACGGAAAGTTTGTCCTGCGCCGCCCGTTCTCCCGGAATGGCCGTCGGTACGGGGGAGATGTTCCGGTCGATCCTCAGTGAACGGAAAAGGCGTTTCCAGTCCACGGACGGCGCTTCGTCACCGCCTCCGGCGTTCAGCGGTTGCAGTTCGGGGAAAGGCGTGAGAAACTCCGGCAGCCTGTCGTTGATTTTCGGCCGCAGGGTTCGCGCCGAGTACTCCTGTTTCGCCGACGCGGCGCGGCAGGGGACGATGTTGTGCGCATCGACTTCGAAAAACGCGGCGCTCGTCTTTTGATAGACATCGTTTTTCCATGCGCGGCTGGTTTTCAGCGGGCAGAAATCTACGACCAGCGCGCCCGCTTTTTTTTCGAAAGAAAACGGGGAAT
It encodes the following:
- a CDS encoding cation:proton antiporter domain-containing protein translates to MTNIVFLDIALVVIVSTILGWLALLGRQPIIIAYIVAGVILGPWGLKYVTEIEFINEASDIGITLLLFLAGLALHPRKLMELFSKTFPLTLLTSALFAMIAGGILYSLGSSVSESAITAAAMMFSSTILVVKLMPTISLHQKHMGAVAISVLIMQDILAVLTISFINGGSDSSLGGWFLSIAIGIVLTAAAIVVEQYVIRKMMVQVQRYNELLNLLALAWCFALALLGEMIGMSHEIGAFIAGVSLARGPLSNYLGENLKFLRDFFLVLFFFTLGAKLDFALLGNVLWPAVIISGVLLLIKPLVFRYAFSLTGETQKLSREMGFRLGQNSEFSLIIAILAAESGMISATTSQLIQLVAIITMTISSYLVVFLFPTPLGTSRPLKID